GCAATTTACCTATTTACGGAGACTCTAGAATTAGACTTACCATTGCACGAAGATTTTCTTCCAGCGGTGGGATGAACGGGCCATCTGGCGCTATCCCCTGGGCCTTCCACTCTACGAACAATCGTTGAACTATCTCCTCTCTCACCTCACCATTGGCAATTGACTGGCGCACGTCTTCAGCAAATTTTTTCACACTCGCCGAAAGCTCAAAAAAATACCTTCGAGCCATGTCTCCAGTTAGAGACCCATTGTGAGGAAAGACAACGGCTTTTGCAGCCAAAGATGAGAGCCTTTCGATACTGTTTAAATACGACTCATAACTCGAATAAAAACTCCACAGATACTTCCCTTTGCCAGCATATCCGCCCAGTGCTTCGCTGCCAGCAAATACCTCATCGGGATAAACGTAATACACTAAGGAATCAACAGTATGACCAGGACACTCAATAAGTTTTACAATTACACCGTTACCAAGCTCTAACACATCTCCATCGCGAACAATTTCGTCAGCTTCCAATGCCGCATCCCAGATGTCGCGACTAAAATCAAAATTCCTGCCTAAAGCCCTAGACGCCTCGCGATTCCGCTCAAAGAGTTCAGTCCTCACAGCTTCTTCCGAAATAATATTAGCACTCTGTCGAGAAGCAATCATTTTTGCCGAAGGAAAAGCCTCTCTAAGCGCAACCAA
This region of Deltaproteobacteria bacterium genomic DNA includes:
- a CDS encoding MBL fold metallo-hydrolase, with protein sequence MWVRASSRLTESTWQITTAVSSHLFVNAEKSALVDSSIAAISAELIDAVNEHLGPDRELDYILISHVHFDHVGSLVALREAFPSAKMIASRQSANIISEEAVRTELFERNREASRALGRNFDFSRDIWDAALEADEIVRDGDVLELGNGVIVKLIECPGHTVDSLVYYVYPDEVFAGSEALGGYAGKGKYLWSFYSSYESYLNSIERLSSLAAKAVVFPHNGSLTGDMARRYFFELSASVKKFAEDVRQSIANGEVREEIVQRLFVEWKAQGIAPDGPFIPPLEENLRAMVSLILESP